The following proteins are co-located in the Styela clava chromosome 15, kaStyClav1.hap1.2, whole genome shotgun sequence genome:
- the LOC120334152 gene encoding uncharacterized protein LOC120334152, with protein MTTTWNFLIFSFSVYAALQTCDSISCFECHGTSVSDVTSSCWETVNSEHARFVSLVECPGSCSITVLNHASIGLRDFTRACEPGCEDSCFDTPFGTKLCKYCCSTHRCNAVVPTHTPKSHDNVTQVSTENMKMWLEKHLSKARHHSAGPSIKFHTRHELTKLMEEFTPEVEKQEIDVSEIHEEDRAPENFRSFIRTTTRGFNIIGTSPGISYKTKHDEIIVVMAHYDTASTGTPGVNDNGSGVVALLELARLLGGSACNRNYSVIFVITDFKENGVYRTPTSADSCLPQGVFVHNVGSSNFVCHRLMPHLKQFGGKLKMAINLDSLLNVVDRYKGSRNDQWPRETRNALQSYIPHGVNFWKAVKKRSFSQDWWMVKSSTSAFRVVFNTKMESSSSLKSEDFLHLLLDTSAKNTRSSEMLTYLHADDCAPFHEVTGMELPCLTISDTGKLRGYMKRCYHQNCDDLTQVDEDKLQNLAKVTNTVWHFILALSGNECYEQQGFVNSLEKDQILQCDNPLIQKKRPNNMFVSATCARTGTIFEMCPTLGDGIWGIINGESAWIPRKYKLGKAPLWFQVDFGKVLNVTAIAVQGVRRTGYVRSYMVSSSNNERDWEWHIPAENQWDDTARRAEIRGSTSGNGVEKRLLNPSISARFVRIYPRWWRRRIVLRAQMYGCEL; from the exons ATGACGACAACGtggaattttttaatcttcagtTTTTCAGTATACGCTG CTTTGCAGACCTGCGATTCCATATCATGCTTTGAATGTCACGGCACTTCCGTCAGCGATGTGACGTCATCATGCTGGGAAACGGTAAACAGCGAACATGCGAGGTTTGTCTCATTGGTTGAATGCCCCGGAAGTTGTTCG ATCACTGTTCTCAATCATGCTTCAATTGGTCTAAGAGATTTCACACGAGCTTGTGAACCTGGCTGTGAAGATAGTTGCTTTGATACTCCATTCGGTACAAAACTCTGTAAATACTGCTGCTCGACACACAG ATGTAACGCAGTCGTACCTACCCATACGCCAAAATCTCATGACAATGTTACTCAAGTATCGACAGAAAATATGAAGATGTGGCTTGAAAAGCATTTGTCCAAAGCACGCCATCATTCTGCTGGTCCGTCTATAAAG TTCCACACCAGGCACGAACTCACAAAACTAATGGAGGAATTTACCCCCGAAGTTGAAAAACAAGAAATAGATGTGTCTGAGATACATGAAGAAGATAGAGCTCCAGAGAATTTCAGATCG TTCATCCGGACAACGACTAGGGGTTTCAATATTATCGGCACTTCTCCAGGCATTTCgtataaaacaaaacatgaTGAAATAATTGTTGTGATGGCGCATTATGACACAGCTTCAACCGGCACACCAGGAGTCAATGACAATGGTTCGGGTGTGGTGGCGCTTCTAGAACTGGCCAGGTTATTGGGTGGGAGCGCATGTAACAG GAATTATTCCGTAATTTTTGTCATCACTGACTTCAAAGAAAACGGTGTATATCGTACACCAACATCTGCAGATTCTTGCCTTCCTCAAGGAGTATTTGTTCATAACGTTGGatcttcaaattttgtttgtCATAGATTAATGCCTCACTTGAAACAATTTGGCGGGAAGTTGAAGATGGCTATCAACTTGGATTCACTGTTGAATGTTGTGGATAGATATAAAGG TTCAAGAAATGATCAATGGCCGCGTGAAACTAGAAATGCTCTGCAATCTTACATTCCTCATGGCGTTAATTTTTGGAAAGCTGTCAAGAAAAGATCGTTTTCACAAGATTGGTGGATGGTGAAGTCCTCTACAAGCGCTTTTAGGGTAGTTTTCAATACCAAAATGGAATCGTCTTCTAGCTTGAAGAGCGAagattttttacatcttttgtTGGACACATCAG CAAAAAATACAAGATCATCGGAGATGCTGACATACCTTCATGCGGACGACTGTGCGCCATTCCACGAAGTTACTGGAATGGAATTACCGTGTTTGACAATAAGTGATACCG GGAAACTACGTGGATACATGAAACGATGTTACCACCAGAACTGTGATGATCTGACGCAAGTTGATGAagataaattacaaaatttagCCAAG GTAACGAATACGGTATGGCACTTCATTCTTGCGTTGAGTGGTAATGAATGCTATGAACAACAAGGGTTCGTGAACAGTCTTGAGAAAGATCAAATTCTTCAATGTGACAATCCTCTTATTCAG aaaaagCGGCCAAACAATATGTTTGTATCAGCAACGTGTGCCAGAACAGGAACTATATTTGAGATGTGTCCAACATTGGGTGATGGAATATGGGGAATAATAAACGGTGAATCAGCATGGATTCCTAGAAAATATAAACTAGGAAAAGCACCTTTATG GTTTCAGGTGGACTTCGGAAAAGTACTTAACGTTACAGCTATTGCAGTTCAAGGTGTGCGTCGCACAGGATACGTTAGGTCATACATGGTTTCCTCGAGCAACAATGAACGAGATTGGGAATGGCATATTCCGGCTGAGAACCAATGGGATGACACAGCTAGGAGGGCTGAAATTCGCGGAAGCACCAGTGGAAACGGAGTGGAGAAAAGGTTACTTAACCCATCCATAAGCGCTAGATTTGTCCGAATATACCCCAGATGGTGGCGAAGAAGAATTGTTCTTCGTGCCCAAATGTATGGCTGCGAATTATAA